One Triticum dicoccoides isolate Atlit2015 ecotype Zavitan chromosome 5B, WEW_v2.0, whole genome shotgun sequence genomic window carries:
- the LOC119310642 gene encoding pirin-like protein, with amino-acid sequence MPDVFMPLPPPPPLPASELWDEQPVAPPVPPVETAVATVLVPAVRIPTRRYLEKAASAPRPQEIGASSSSALDTEETSAAPVGWVRGGGFGTLNEASLDVQAKLRAKAASLKRCNEAYLESRTAIQDYHNLQANADLQHQLGEGKTALRGKEAECRKLEEERDRLANRLAEQAQNLKAAQLKAETAEVVKKVLSLSQSEGDGATVRRSIGRHELRNLDPFLLLDEFSVSKPAGFPDHPHRGFETVTYMLDGAFTHQDFSGRKGTIRTGDVQWMTAGSGIVHSEMPAADGLQKGLQLWINLASKDKMIEPRYQELESKDISQAEKDGVAVRIIAGEAFGVRSPVYTRTPTMYMDFTMQPGSQLHQPIPEGWNAFVYVIEGEGVFGKENAAPASTHHCLVLGAGDGLSVWNRSGAPLRFTLAAGQPLNEPVVQQGPFVMNSRAQIQQAMEDNYYGRSGFEKASQWSSA; translated from the exons ATGCCGGACGTCTTCATGCCGCTGCCCCCGCCGCCACCTCTGCCAGCCAGCGAGCTGTGGGACGAACAGCCAGTGGCGCCGCCGGTGCCACCGGTCGAGACCGCGGTGGCAACGGTCCTAGTTCCTGCGGTTCGCATCCCCACGCGCCGCTATCTGGAgaaggcggcctcggcgccgcGGCCGCAGGAGATCGGCGCCTCGAGCTCGTCGGCCCTTGACACCGAGGAGACCAGTGCCGCACCCGTGGGATGGGTACGCGGGGGCGGATTTGGCACCCTGAACGAGGCGtcccttgacgtccaggccaagctccgggcgaAGGCAGCGTCACTCAAGCGCTGCAACGAGGCCTACTTGGAGTCGCGCACCGCCATCCAA gattatcataacctcc aggctAATGCCGATCTGCAGCATCAGCTGGGTGAAGGCAAGACCGCCCTtcgtggcaaggaggcggagtgcaggaagctggaggaggagcgggACCGCCTGGCCAACCGACTTGCCGAACAGGCGCAAAACCTCAAGGCGGCCCAGCTGAAGGCGGAGACGGCGGAG GTGGTGAAGAAGGTGCTGTCATTGTCCCAGTCCGAGGGGGACGgcgccaccgtccgccggagcatcgGCCG GCACGAGCTCCGGAACCTGGACCCGTTCCTCCTGCTCGACGAGTTCTCCGTCTCCAAGCCCGCCGGCTTCCCCGACCACCCTCACCGTGGCTTCGAGACCGTCACCTACATGCTCGAT GGGGCCTTCACCCACCAGGACTTCTCGGGGCGCAAGGGCACCATCAGGACCGGAGATGTGCAG TGGATGACGGCGGGGAGTGGCATCGTGCACTCAGAGATGCCGGCAGCAGACGGATTGCAGAAAGGCCTGCAGCTCTGGATCAACCTCGCCTCCAAAGACAAGAT GATCGAGCCGCGGTACCAGGAGCTCGAGAGCAAGGACATTAGCCAGGCCGAGAAGGATGGCGTGGCGGTGCGGATCATCGCTGGGGAAGCATTTGGGGTGCGGTCGCCGGTCTACACGCGGACGCCAACCATGTACATGGACTTCACAATGCAACCAGGTTCGCAGCTCCACCAGCCAATCCCCGAGGGCTGGAACGCCTTCGTGTACGTCATCGAGGGGGAGGGCGTGTTCGGCAAGGAGAATGCAGCGCCGGCGAGCACGCACCACTGCCTTGTGCTTGGCGCGGGGGACGGGCTCAGCGTGTGGAATAGGTCAGGCGCACCGCTGCGGTTCACCCTTGCGGCGGGGCAGCCGCTGAACGAGCCGGTGGTGCAGCAGGGGCCCTTTGTCATGAACTCGC